The following are from one region of the Indicator indicator isolate 239-I01 chromosome 14, UM_Iind_1.1, whole genome shotgun sequence genome:
- the NDUFB2 gene encoding NADH dehydrogenase [ubiquinone] 1 beta subcomplex subunit 2, mitochondrial → MLASLGRSAGRLLRIGTGATGLRHAGGGVHIEPRYRQFPELTRSQVIRSELLSGFMWFWILWHFWHNSDMVLGHFPYPDSSAWTDEELGIPPDDAE, encoded by the exons ATGCTGGCGTCGCTGGGACGGTCGGCGGGGCGGCTGTTGCGGATCGGGACAGGCGCGACCGGGCTGCGGCA TGCGGGCGGTGGGGTGCACATTGAGCCGCGGTACCGGCAGTTCCCGGAGTTGACGCGGTCGCAAGTGATCCGGAGCGAGCTCCTCAGCGGCTTCATGTGGTTCTGGATCTTGTGGCACTTCTGGCACAATTCGGACATGGTGCTG GGCCACTTCCCTTACCCCGACTCTTCGGCCTGGACGGACGAGGAGCTTGGGATCCCTCCAGATGACGCGGAATAG